In Candidatus Liberibacter africanus PTSAPSY, the genomic stretch GGGGGGGATATCCAATAATTTTCCTAAAAAGTTAAAAAATAATTCCACATATTAATTTTAAAATATACTATTAGCAGTATAGTAATAAATATTTACATCTTTTTACAAGAATGTTTCTTTTTCTCAATTAAAATACGAATATTTAATGCCAAAAACCTATATTAAAAAATTGCTTTTTATGATCTCCCAGACATTTTACCAAATCCTTCAATCATAGCTTCTTGAGATTCGATTTGATGAATCTGCAGATGAATTTCATGCAGGGTAGACATCAAAAAATCAGCTTTTTTTTCTTCACCCCTTGCAGTCACTTGAGCAATTTGCTTTTCAATATCTTCTTTTTGACGCGATAATAACCGAAAACGTTTGTATAACGCGAGCGCCTGTTGATAACCTTGACGCACGTCTACAATATGTGCTTCAGGAGTTGCGCTCCACAACCCAGCATCTCGAATTTGTTTATCAAGCCGTTTTAATAATTCACTAAAGCCACGTGCACAAAGCTTTTTATTTAATACTTCATGCGAAAAATCTTTTTGCACAACAAAATCACTAAATAAAAAAGTCCACATTTTCTGTAATTCTTCATTATCATAACGAATATCAGCTAATTCTTGATATTGTTCTTGCAAAATTATTGGGTGATTAATCAAAGTCAATAACAGTGCGGCTTCCCGCAAAGATGGTTTTGTGGAAAGTTTTCCTTGTACAAGAGAAGATTGCATTAATCGTTGTGAAGGCCCTTTTTGATCTTTGTATCTTGCATTTTTTTTCCAATATCGATTGTATGCAGAATGTTCTGTTATATTTTGCCGAAACAACTTATTAAGACGATCCTTAATTACTTGCATATAATAATACCGTAATTTTTGATCTTTAATATAATTAACGCAATTTTTAAGACGCACTTCTAATTCAGCACGCGCGTCAGGAGTGTCAAAGGAATAGTTTGCCGTTTCACGATTCCACAACATATCTACCAATGGCAATGATTCCATAATCAATCGTTCAAAAGCTTCCTTACCATAGGATCGAACAAAACTATCTGGATCTTCACCTCCCGACAATAAAATAAAACTAACTCTATTCCCAGGGATTAAATGATTTAAGACAAGATCAATAGCGTTATAGGCTGCACGCAAACCAGGATCATCACCATCAAAACATAATACTACACGAGAAGATAACTTCCATAGAAGACGTAACTGATATTCTGTTAAAGCTGTACCAAGAGAAGAAACAACATTTTGTATTCCAGCTTGATGCAAAGAAATGACATCCACATATCCCTCTACAAGCACAATGAAAGAAGAGGTCTTTCTTTGCATATCCTGTCTTGTTGATTTTTGAATATAATTAAGAGCCCCAAAAAAATTATAAAGATTCTTTCCTTTATGAAAAAGAATTGTTTCTGGTGAATTAAGATATTTAACATTATCCCCTTTTGAAAGAGCACGCCCTCCAAAAGCAATAACTTTCCCTCTAGAAGAAAATATGGGGAAAATAAGACGATTGCGAAATCTATCATAAGGAGTAGTGATATTATCACCATAAATCAAAAGACCTGCTTCAATAATTTTTTCTTGAGAAAAACCTTTTTGAAGTAAATATTCCCTTAAAGAGTGACGATTATCCGAGGCATATCCTAACTTAAATATCTCTACAGAAGAAGAATTGATTCCACGTTCATCTAAATAAAATTGCAAACGCTTATCATGAGTTTTTTTCAAAGAACAGGAAAAAAAATGCGCAGCTGTTTCCATAAGATGTATTAAGCTCGTCTGTATTTTTGCTTTTTTCTCTAATGTGGGATCAATAACTGGTAATGAAACACCTGCTATTGCAGCTAATTTTTGTACAGATTCAATAAAAGAACACCCAAATAATGCTGATAAAAAAGCCAGATGATCACCTGTTGCATGACAACCAAAACAATAATAAAAACCCTTTCTATCATCACAATGAAAGCTTGGAGTTTTTTCATTATGGAAAGGACAACAAGCCCAATAATCACCTTTTACTGAATTCGTCTTTTTTCGATCCCAATCAACATGTTGACCAATTAAACCGGAAAGAGGAATACTAATAATAAGATCTTTTATAAAATCACGATAATAGTTCATATTTTTATCTACTTACATGGAATATAATTATTTTTTATTCTATTTTTAAATAGAATTTTCTTAACAAAAAAGTAGGAGCACTATAGCTTATATTCATTCATGTATTATTTTTTATTATTTGGACAATCTTTGTTACGCCTACAATATGTTGAAGATCAAAAGCAATTTCAGATGATATGGGGTATTGATCAAGCGTTATTTCTATCTCAGTTGTTTCTTGTGATTTAACGAAAATTAAACTTATCTTGCCTTTTTTATCACTACTTTTAGCTTGACGATTTTGGAAATATTTATGAATTTCTTTAAGAGGACTATTATCCCTAAGATATATTTTTACAGAATCCAACATTCTCATGGATTCCTTCTCCAAAGATTTTACCCATAACAACCGAACCGAATCTCTTTTAAGAGAAAGATTTTCTTCCTGAGGAATGAAAATGATATAAGGCTTTTTTTCTATTAATAAAAAGGGTTTTTCTTTTTCTAATTTCTGTTTTTCTTGTAATGTCAAACGATTAGGATCTTCTTCTGCGTCTTGTAATATCATTTCCGTCGAATGATCATAACAATCCTCAAGACATAAAAAATCCTCATTTGCACCTAATGACTTTCTTTTATCTCTTCGATTATTTTTCGGGAAAAAAACTGCTTCATATTCCTTCCCTGGTTCAGAAAAAGTTACCCACCCTATTCTAGATCCTTTTCGTGTTTTCTTTTGATGTTTAGCCATCACCATAGCTGCTAATTGGATATTACTTCCACTGATCGTAGCAATGCTTTCTTCATATCCCTTAATACCGATTTTTTGCAGTATTGGTTTATACACATCAAGAGGATGTCCTGAGAAATAAAAACCTAATACCTGTCGTTCATTTTCAAATCTCGCAGAAGAATTCTCAACTGAAAATTCTTCCAAAGTAATTTTATCAGACAACTTTCCTTTCTCACAAGAAAAAATATTTTCTTGTTCATTCGTACGATTTTTTTCAATCCACTGTGCATACTTTTGAATATTATCAATAGATTGCAACAGTTGCGCACGACTATATCCAAAAAAATCCAAAGCTCCTGAAAAGACTAAACTCTCTAATACTCGACGATTTAATTGTTTTGAATCAACCCTAGAACAAAAATCTTCTAAACTATCAAACGGTTTATCTGCACGTGCTTCCATGATATGATGTGCCGTTGTTGTTCCTACGCCTTTGATCGCAGCTAAAGAATAATAAATACAATTTTCCCCTACTTCAAAATTCACACATGACGTCCTAACAGATGGGGGTATAATTTGAATATTAAATTGACGCGCATCCTGACAAAATTTCTTAATTCTTTCTACATTATCCATATCCAAAGTCATGGAAGCAGCTAAAAATTCAACAGGATAATGTGCTTTCATCCAGGCAGTTCGATACGAAATAACAGCATAAGCAGCTGCATGCGATTTATTAAAACCATAGTCTGCAAATTTTGCTAACAATTCAAAAATATTCACAGCCATCGTTCTGCTGATGCCATTTTTACTTGCTCCAGAAACAAAACGCTCTTTTTGCTGATCCATTTCCTCTTTAATTTTTTTCCCCATCGCACGTCGCAAAACATCTGCTTCACTAAGAGAATATCCAGAAAGTAGTTGTGCTATTTGCATAACTTGTTCTTGATAGATAATAACTCCTTGTGTTTCCTTGAGAATAGGATCAATTAATGGATGAATCGAAACTATTTTTTCTTTTCTATTTTTTCTATTATTATAAACAGCGATATTATCAATTGGACCAGGACGATACAACGAGACGAGAGCGATAATATCTTCAATACAATCCGGTTGCATACCTTCTAGAGCTTGACGCATCCCAGAACTTTCCAACTGGAATATGCCTAATGTACCTTTTGTCGTTAAAAGATTATATGTTTCACGATCATCAAAGGGAATGAGCGAAAAATCAACATCTATTCCTCGTTGAGATAATAAATCAAGGCTTTTTTGCAATAACGTCAACGTCTTAAGACCTAAAAAATCAAACTTAACGAGACCTGCTTTTTCAACCCATTTCATATTGAATTGTGTTACCGGAATATCAGATCGTACATCGCGATACATAGGTATTAATTTTGACAATGGACGATCACCAATCACAATACCCGCTGCATGAGTAGAAGCATGTCGATATAATCCTTCTAATTTTAGAGAAATTTCAAGAAGACGATTGACAAAAGGATCGTCTAAAATTGCTTCGCGAAAGCGAGAGTAATCCTTAATAGCTTCTTTAAGAGAAATAGGATGGGCTGGATTATTGGGTATTAACTTACAAAGACGATCAACTTGAGAATATGGCATTTGTAAAGCCCGACCTACATCTCGTAATGCTGCTTTAGCTTGCAAAGACCCAAAAGTAATAATTTGAGCTACTCGTTCATGCCCATATTTATCTTGCACATATCGAATAACTTCATCACGTCGATCTTGACAAAAATCAATATCAAAATCCGGCATAGACATCCGATCTGGATTTAAAAATCTCTCAAAAAGAAGAGAAAAACGCAAAGGATCAATATCGGTAATTGTTAAAGCATAAGCTGTGACAGAACCTGCCCCTGAACCACGTCCGGGACCTACTGGAATATTGTTTTTTTTAGACCATTGTATAAAGTCAGCTACGATTAAGAAATATCCTGAAAACTTCATACGCGCGATAATATCCAACTCAAACTCAAGACGTTTTCTATAATCTTGTTCACTATATCCTTTTGCTATACCTTGAGAAAGACGTATTTCCAATCCTGCCATTGCTTTATTCCGCAAGTCAATTTCTTCTAATTTTTCAACATCATCACAATCTTGTTCAATAAAACGTGGCAAAATTGGCTTATGTACTTGAAGTATAAAAGAACATCTTCGAGCAATTTCTACTGTGTTATCAAGGGCTTCTGGCAAGTCAGAAAATATGGAAATCATCTCAGAACGACTTTTTAAATAGTGATCAGAGGTAACTCGTGGACGATCTTCTTGCGATACAACGGTTGAATGTGCAACTGCTATCAATACATCATGAGCTTCATAATCTTCTTCGGATAAAAACAAGCAATTATTGGTTGCAACTAATGGCAAATCATGTGCATATGCCAATTGAACCACTTGATTCTCAAGACAATGATCGTATCCTTTATGCCGCTGTAAATTGACATAGAGACGGTTATCAAAAATCTTTTTAAAGGTTAAAATTCGTTCTTCTGCTACTTGAGGATTATTGAATAAAAAAGCTTGATCTATCGGGCTAAGTTTCCCTCCTGTTAACATAATCAAGCCTTCTGTACCTATTTCTTTCAACCAAGATAAACAAATACGAACGGATTCTTTGCCTTGATCCATAAGGTACATGCGACTAACAAGCTCAATTAATCTTTGATATCCTTCAGCAGTAGCCACTAAAAGAACAATAGAAGGAACAGTTGAGAAAGATGTTTTCCCCCTATTAGTCATTGTTAAGGCATCTTGCATATCAATATCTAATTGACAGCCGATAATAGGCTGAATACCAGCTGAACAAGCTTTTTGCGAAAATTCTAATGCACCAAAAAGATTATTCGTATCAGTAATAGCAATAGCAGGCTGTTGATCCGCAACTGTCTTATCCAAAATATTATTTAACGAAAGAGCTCCTTCCAACAAGGAATACGACGAATGTACGTGTAAATGTATAAAACCAGGTGACTGCTCTATGGTTCTCGGCATGGGTAATTTCTTTTTTTGTGAAGATCCACTAATAAAAACCATATTTTAAAAAGATATCCTCAAAACCTGCTGTATTAGACAATTCATATCCAATCCTCCCAATCCTTCCGTATATCGATTTCTCTGGAATAGAAAATTTTGCAAAAAATCAAAATCCATTATTGCGTATAAGTCACTTTCTTTTTTCATTAAATATGTATTTCAAAAAAAATTGAATGATCAAGAAACGATCTGATTATCTTAATTTGATCAATTGTGTGAAAAAATTTTGTTATATAACTATATATGGAATATTGTCTTATGCAATACAGTAATGAATCAATGGAGTACATCCGAAATCCACTAACTACTTGCTTATATCCTTCAAAATATTACCTAAGAAAAGTGTATAAAACAATCGCGTGTATTATGTATTACTAGCAAAATCATAGTACTTAATAAAATTACATGCGAAGACACTTAAATATATTTGATCATTTCTCCATATCGAGACGAAATGCAACAACTGCATTAAAGCAACGAATCAAAAGAATTATCCGTTTTTGTTATCAAGGATGAATATGCCACTAAGAAACATCTTCTTGTCTTTTAAAAACAAGGCTGTTCTTTTGCGACAACTCACGTAGCTCACGAATAAGCGGTTTAATAACCTCATCTGGATTGCTAAACCAATCTACCGACCAAATACGTCGAATATGCCATCCCATACGCTCTAAAACTTCTTTTCGCAAACAATCTCTATCTCGTGCAGATTTTGCAGAATTATATGTTGCACCATCACACTCGATCCCCATTAAATAATATCCTGGATTATCTGGATCGTATACAGCTACATCAATGGGGAAACCCATATCTCCTACTTGGGAATCACACGAAAAACCTGCTTTTTCAATTTCATTGATGACAGAAACAGAAAAATCACTCTCTTGCTTTTTATTTTCTGTTTTAAGAGAATGCTCCATATATCCTGTTTCAGCAAAATGTAAAAAGTCACGCATTACTCGAACACCAAGATTCGAATCTGTATCTACTGTTATGTCTAAATACCGCATCGTACTAAAAACATCTATACGCTTTCTAGATCGGGTAAACAGTACATTAAGACGCCTCCATCCAACAGCCGAAAATAGGACCAAAACGTTGGAAAACACGCCCACCTACCTCATTTGGACCATACGTAAATGAGATAAAAATTCTATCTCGCTCATCTCCCTGAACATTTTCTAAATTTTTAATAAAAAACGGATCTGCATGCATGCGCAACCGGCTAATCGCATTCCCTACTTCACTATCTTTGCGACATAATTTATTAATTGCACTTTCAATAAGGTAACGTTGTTTAGTATTCATTGCTATAACCCCCAAAGATTCTTCGGGATACTGTAAAGCATGATCTTTGACAGCAAGCGCAATAATGCGAGCTTCTTCATGGTTACCTTGATCTACAAACACACCATTTTTTACATGGGTAAAGCCAATCCCATATCTTTCCATATTAGTGAATGGGGAAGGGAAAACGATAAGGCTATTATCATAAAAGTAATAATTTGAACAAGCGATGAGATTTTCATTAAGTGATCGATAGTGCCATTGCAAACGACGCATCGGAAATAGAGGCAATAATGCATCTAGAATACTCTCAGTCTGACTAACTGCCGCCACCTCTTCATCATAAGATTCTTGATCAGAATCGTAATCAAAAAATCGGGTAGGAGGCAACTGTTTCGGATCTCCAACAACAACAAGTTGTTTCCCGCGAGCAATAACACCTAAAGCATCTTCTGGTTTAATTTGCGAAGATTCATCCATAATAACGAGATCGAAACTTATATCCTTAGGCTCTAAATAATAAGCTACAGACATAGGACTCATCATAAAACAAGGCTTTAACTGAAGAAGCGAATTTTTAGCACGAGAAATCAACTGTCGAATAGGTATATTTCGTGTTTTCTTGCCTAATTCACTACGAATCAAAGATAACTCGGTGTACTCAGACTTCAATCCACCCGAAACCCCTTGGGTAATTTTCTGATTGCCAATTACACTCACAATACGCTGCCTTTGAAGAAACTGTAATCTCTTGTTGCATTCGTGAAATCTCTCTTGTTTTGCAGAAAATTGAACAGCGGAATAATGCATTAAATGTGGCTTTTCGGTCAATATCTCGCGAGAAAGTTGATGATATATGGCAGCGAGTAAACCAGATTCTAAATAATTTACATCAAGGGTATTATTAAAAATTGCTCTTTGGATTACCTTTAACCCTTTGTCTTGCATATCTCGAACCATGTGGATTATGTTTATCCATCCATTTAACCAACGTGGTTTCTCGATAGCTTCAGAATTACGCGAAATCAATGCAACAAGATCATCATTACAACGAGCTGACCATTGGCTCCATGTCTAGTTGCGTATCTTTGACAAAAATTTCCTGCTTTTTAATCTGTTTCTGCCAAACCATTATCAACTTTTTAAGATCTTTGACAAAACAATCATAAGCATCATGATCATCAATATTATTGATTGCTTGGTTTAATTCATCACAAAGAACATATTCTTTTATAGAAGATATGAATTCCAATGTGCTATTGATAACACCTAAAGATTGATCATTCCCATCAAAAACACTTGGTTTAATTTCTTCTCCAAAAAACTCTTTAATTAGTGATTTTTCTTCTAATACCAAATTTCTCTTCTGTATTTGATGAAGTTTTGTACTAACATCATGAGCTTCTCGTAAAAGCATACCAGGGTCTTTAAACCAACTTTGCCAAGATTCAAAAGTATGAGATAATCTTTGAATAATAGAATGAAAGATATTACCTTCCCCAACCAAAATAGAAGAACTCTTCTGTAACTCTTTTTGTTTAGGTAACAATGAATTAAGATATTGAATATTATGAAGAACTTGTGCCATTTTTTTGCTGAGTTCTTCACGATGAAGTTTTTGAATCCTTTTGAAAAGTTGGCTATCCAACATTAAAAAACTATTAATGATATCTTTATCTAAAATAGGATTATCTTTGCGTAATTGATGAACCTTGCGATACCACGCTCTTATATTTTGCAAAGCTACTACATCCGTCGATAACCCGCGGTAATGCTCTCCTAACGCATTGCTAAAATTTCTTTTTTCAAGCTTTTCTTTTTCAAGTACAAACTGATAAGCATTTGGTAATTGGGCATATAGTTTTTTCCACGAAATACTAGGATTTTTCGCTAAACTAAGAATAGATGCTTTAGCCTGTTTCCAAGGTGCACTCCACGAAGAGAATAATCCTGATGAGTTAAGTGTTTTATTAAGGCCTTGTAAAACTTTTGCATCTGGAAGTTTTTTCATATTGAAAACATCTTCCAAAGATTCTCGAAGAACATTCAAAGAATCCAATCGTTCAAATAGCTCTTCTAATATAGAATCTATACCGCTATTATTAAAAAAATCATCTCTCAAACGCAATAACGATACCGGCAATGCATTTGCTAATTCCATTAGCAAAATAGATTTTTCAAAACCTTGGCAATTAGGAACAATCTTCTGAGAAAAAACTAAAGGGAAACATTGCATCAATCCTGAAAAAGATTCCCAATACTTCTCGCATGATACCATAATCTTCTTTAGAGAGGATATTATATTGTTCACTTCTTTGAAAGAAATCTCTGAACTAATACCAAATTCTTCGCATAAATCCGGGAAATCTGGTACATGTTTACCCATTTTCAAATCATCTATTTTTTGAGGAACTAAACAATTTTTGATATTATTGAAATCTTCTCGCACGTGATTAAAATCTATAACCCACTGCTTAATAGATGCCACGGAAGTATCTTCTAACTTTTTAAATGCTTTAAAAAGAAGTCAATCGAGAAATAGGGGGAATTTGATCAACCGCTTCAATCAACTGTCCTTGCCAATATAATAATTTCTGCCGTTGACTTTGAACACCATATTTATTTAAAAAAATATTCATGACTTTGTTGCCACTCAATAAGAGAAGATTGCCAATTACTTAAAGAAGAAATCGTATTATTATAATTGAGTATATGAACATCAGAACTATGAACACCATACCAAGGATGGTTCATTAATTCCGTATTTTCACCTGCTTGTTTGTGAAATTCTACGATAACATCTTTAAATGCCTTTACTTGATCTTCTAAACGCGAACGCAATAAACGACCTGCATTTTCTCCTGAAATACCTTCTACATGCAATTGTGAAGGATCCAATGGTAAACCATGACGATATCGAACAGCTCCCATTAAAATTTGATGAATACTTAACTCAGTATTCTTCCAAACTTGATTTATTTCTTGAGCATATTGATTTAATTGCTCTTTTAATTCTTCATAACGTGTAATTTCCACATCCAGTTCTTTGGGAAGTACTCGCATATTTCTACTATCAATACTTTTACGAAGATCATCAAGAATCGCACGCTTATGTACCTTATGACTATGTAATTCTAAACAAAAATCTCCTAAACCAGCCTTTTCTAAACGTTTTTTGACCACTTCAATGGCCGCCATTTTTTGAGCACAAAACAATATTTTTTTGCCATGCAACATCGCCGTAGCAATAATATTGGTAATAGTTTGTGATTTTCCTGTTCCTGGAGGTCATTCTATCACTAAATTCTTACCATTTATCACATCAATCAAAGCACTATGTTGCGAACTATCGGAATCATCAATCAAAGGAAAATACTTATGTGTGTCTTTTATATTATCAATTTTATATTCCATATAATAATCAGAAGAATAACCTTCCTTATCATTATCAAGTGATTGTGCAGTAAAAATACGCTGTATAATATCGTGATGGAGAATGTTCCCTTCTCCATCTGGCCAACGTAGAGGGTCAAAATCTAGACACATCAACATTTTACTAAAGTTCAGCAATCCTAACACACCATAGCGACGTACTGCCCAATGTGATTTGCTTTCTTCTATAATTTTTTGAATTTGAAGAAAATAATCTTCTGGCCACATACCCTCTTCAATTGGTGGTAATATAATTCCAAAATCACTTTGTAATTTTTCTTTTAGAGAAAGATTCAAGAGTATTTCTTCACCCGTATAACGTAATTGGTATTGCGGAATACCTGGATGCGAAACAGAATTTCTTTTTTCTAATACAACAGGGATCGTAAACAACGGAGCTAATCGGGGATTACTATAATCATCTATTTCATACCATTCAAGAAATCCCAAAACAATATATAGTATAGAAGTCCCAGTTTCTTTTATAGAACTCTGTGATTTTTCGTTTATTAATCGTAAAACGCTTTCTAATTTATCTTGAAAGTAAACGGTTTGTATTTGATTGTCTGCCAAACGATTTTTAAAATAAGGTGGTTTTAATGGCTTATGCTCTTTAATTGCACGTTCCAAATCTTCTATATCTACATAACCATAATTCTGTATAATAGAGGTCAATTTCTGCAAACTAATATTTATATTATTCTCTATTACACTTACATCTATGGAATAATTAGAGCTTTTTATATGTGTAACAATTAAATCTCTTACTTTTTGAAGAATACGATAATTTTTTTCTTCATCGTCAAAACTATATTCTACAGGCAAATCGTAGTTAATGCTACAACCTAATTTATCAATCCAAGTAGATTCATTTATAGCATGATACTCATCAGCATCGGAAAAACCATGTTCCTGAGCTTGTTTTTTTGTGGGCATAGGAAGTGGCACAAACTGCATTACTTCTTCACTAAAAATTTGCTGATACAACTGATTAGGTGATGTATTGAAAATCCGCAATGCAGACTTTTGATCTATGCGGAAATTCAGTAGTTTATTCTGCATACTACGATCGAAAAGTTTACGACGCATATCTTCAAGACATTGACTTACATGTTTTATTTTATAATTATTCATCAAAAATTTCCCGCCTATCACATCCTTACAAAGAAATTGAATTGCATAAGACTCTAAAAAATAGGCTCTTGTATATTACGTGATTAATTAACCTCCCTCACATTGATTGATTATTCATCAACAAACCTCTCGCTGTTGAAAAATATAATCAAACTGCAAAGAACAGATTAGTTATAACAAAAATACGTGATTGCATGTATTCTTACTCGGCTCTAGCAGAATACTTTATATTCTATATTTTAATAAAAATAAACTTATTAAGGTTAATATCATTAATCTTTTGTAATATTGAACTATAATAACAAGTAAATTAGCAAAAAAAGTAACTTTTCATGTTGTTTTATTGATCAACATTATTAAATATAAAAATAAAAATTTTTATTATATCTATAATATTTCTTTACAATAATCCTTCTAATAAAATTTAGAATTGAGAACTTTTTGCTGTAATTTAAAAGTCAATTTTCTAGCAGATAATCCTTTACTAGAAAAAAAAATAATAGTTAACATTTATTTATTCATGTAGCAAACGTGTTTCTTATTTTTTATATTATAAGCTTTCTAAAATTAAAATATAATACGATAGGAATATAATATGGATTCTCCTGAAAATTCAAAACCTAAAAATAGCAAACCCTCTGCCAGAAAACCCAAAACTAAAATTTCTGCGGAAAATGAATTGCAATACATCAAAAATGATTTACGAGACATAAAAATTGATATCAGAGAATTTCGCGCTGATATCTATAATGAATTACATGAAGCAAGTTCTGTCTATACTTTATTAAAGAACGGAAACGCGCGAACTTTCTCATCAGTGAAAATGTTACGAGATTTAATTGAGGAAAATATTGAATATAATAATAAAAAACTAGAAGAAATAAACAAACATATCCAAAAAAATCAATTTATTTTACTTATTTATATGCCAATAATTATTGCAATAAATATACTAATATTAGCAAAATACCTTATATAAAATTATATATTATATGAAAGTAACAATAGAAATATTCTATAAATTTGTTTAAAATTCATCATTACTTTTATACTTATAAGTAATATTATTATTTAATTATATCAATGTATTTTAAAATATATTAAAATATCTGTTTTTCTCATATCAAATATAGGAAAATAAATTGATTTTTTCTTATTATTTCTTATACAAAAAGCATCAACGCTACCATTCGAAAAATCATAGGGAAATCACATGACCTTTCTGTTTAAAATTATAAACTTAATTTTAGAATTATATTCCAATATGATAATAATGAGAATTATAATCTCTTTTCTCTATACCTATAACATAGTCAATACATACAATGTTTTTGTACAAACGGCTAAACAAATACTTTATAATTCTACAGAACCACTCTTATCGTTAACTAGAAGAATTATGCCCCTATTGGGAATAAATTTTATAAAAATAGACCTGTCGCCCATCATTTCTCTAATCGCAATATATATTTTACAATGCTTTTTAAAATTTCTTATATTACAATAAAGTTTTTCTATAAAATATAATATACCTTATGAAAATTGACAGTCAGTCCTATATCAAGTTAAAACGAAATGATTTCTATACTTAGTATAAAAAGTCTCTAAAAAATATCCTCTACTTTATGAGGAGACTTCCCAAAAGAGCGCTCTTTCAAAAATATTCTTTTACTCTTTTAGTGCCCTTTGAATAGATTCTAATATGATCTTATGAGCACTATCAACGCCTTCCCAACCATCTAATTTAGACCATTTCCCATGCTCAAGATCTTTGTAATGTTTAAAAAAGTGTTCCACTTTTCGCAAGTAAGAATCAGGGACATCTTTATAACTTTTAATTGAATCATATAAGCAACTTATATTCTGCGATGGAACGGATAGTATTTTTTCATCCATTCCTCCATCGTCTTCCATTTTCATCACGCCGATAGGACGAACACTTATAACAGAACCGGGTAAAATAGGCTCTTCATTATATATAATAACATCAATCGGATCTCCATCATCAGAGAGAGTATTTGGAATAAAACCATAATTTCCCGGATAAAGCATAGAAGTA encodes the following:
- a CDS encoding DEAD/DEAH box helicase, whose translation is MISRNSEAIEKPRWLNGWINIIHMVRDMQDKGLKVIQRAIFNNTLDVNYLESGLLAAIYHQLSREILTEKPHLMHYSAVQFSAKQERFHECNKRLQFLQRQRIVSVIGNQKITQGVSGGLKSEYTELSLIRSELGKKTRNIPIRQLISRAKNSLLQLKPCFMMSPMSVAYYLEPKDISFDLVIMDESSQIKPEDALGVIARGKQLVVVGDPKQLPPTRFFDYDSDQESYDEEVAAVSQTESILDALLPLFPMRRLQWHYRSLNENLIACSNYYFYDNSLIVFPSPFTNMERYGIGFTHVKNGVFVDQGNHEEARIIALAVKDHALQYPEESLGVIAMNTKQRYLIESAINKLCRKDSEVGNAISRLRMHADPFFIKNLENVQGDERDRIFISFTYGPNEVGGRVFQRFGPIFGCWMEAS
- a CDS encoding DUF4011 domain-containing protein, whose amino-acid sequence is MNNYKIKHVSQCLEDMRRKLFDRSMQNKLLNFRIDQKSALRIFNTSPNQLYQQIFSEEVMQFVPLPMPTKKQAQEHGFSDADEYHAINESTWIDKLGCSINYDLPVEYSFDDEEKNYRILQKVRDLIVTHIKSSNYSIDVSVIENNINISLQKLTSIIQNYGYVDIEDLERAIKEHKPLKPPYFKNRLADNQIQTVYFQDKLESVLRLINEKSQSSIKETGTSILYIVLGFLEWYEIDDYSNPRLAPLFTIPVVLEKRNSVSHPGIPQYQLRYTGEEILLNLSLKEKLQSDFGIILPPIEEGMWPEDYFLQIQKIIEESKSHWAVRRYGVLGLLNFSKMLMCLDFDPLRWPDGEGNILHHDIIQRIFTAQSLDNDKEGYSSDYYMEYKIDNIKDTHKYFPLIDDSDSSQHSALIDVINGKNLVIE
- a CDS encoding YggT family protein encodes the protein MTFLFKIINLILELYSNMIIMRIIISFLYTYNIVNTYNVFVQTAKQILYNSTEPLLSLTRRIMPLLGINFIKIDLSPIISLIAIYILQCFLKFLILQ
- the ppa gene encoding inorganic diphosphatase — encoded protein: MKLNEISVGSNSPVDVNVFVEISLGGHPIKYELDKKSGVLVVDRFISTSMLYPGNYGFIPNTLSDDGDPIDVIIYNEEPILPGSVISVRPIGVMKMEDDGGMDEKILSVPSQNISCLYDSIKSYKDVPDSYLRKVEHFFKHYKDLEHGKWSKLDGWEGVDSAHKIILESIQRALKE